A genome region from Arthrobacter sp. V1I9 includes the following:
- the ileS gene encoding isoleucine--tRNA ligase, with protein sequence MTYYPKASASTSGTPLRGAGVSASVKFPEIEERILKYWDQDGTFQASIDQRSADAPGGEPGSNEFVFYDGPPFANGLPHYGHLLTGYAKDLVGRYQTQRGKRVERRFGWDTHGLPAELEAMKQLGMTDKTQIEAMGIDKFNDACRASVMKYADEWRNYVTRQARWVDFDNDYKTLNVEYMESVLWAFKQLHEKGLTYNGYRVLPYCWKDETPLSNHELRMDDDVYKNRQDQTVTVTFPITAGESELSRQLAGVQALAWTTTPWTLPTNAALAVGPSITYAVLPAGPNGIKAASADAPVNGSFLLAADLLASYAKDLGYNDYDSAQAAVVSTHTGAELEGLAYQPLWHDFADNEKYGMENAWRFLVADYVTTTDGTGIVHQAPAYGEDDQKVCEEAGIPVILSVDEGAKFLPLFKHGDLHDIVGLQVFEANKPITQVLRAQGRLVRQASYEHSYPHCWRCRNPLIYRAVSSWYVEVTKFKDRMSELNQEINWIPGNVKDGQFGKWLANARDWSISRNRYWGSPIPVWQSSDPEYPRTDVYGSLAEIEADFGRLPLNKDGQVDLHRPFIDELTRPNPDDPRTPEEGQSVMRRVEDVLDVWFDSGSMPYGQVHYPFQNEAWFDTHNPADFIVEYIGQTRGWFYMLHILSTALFDRPAFRNVISHGIVLGSDGQKMSKSLRNYPDVSEVLDRDGSDAMRWFLMSSPILRGGNLVVTEQGIRDGVRQVILPLWNVYSFFTLYTNAASGGAGYDAQLRYDGYADTLDQYLLANTGELVRNMTVQLDTYDISGACDELRSYLDMLTNWYVRRSRQRFFDEDQDAFDALFTALETVSRVAASLLPLVSEEIWRGLTGGRSVHLADWPDAGLFPANPGLVEAMDKVQQICSTGSSLRKAANLRVRLPLQELTVVAPGADALGGFAGVVADELNLRSVRLLDAATASPEEFGIQQKLVVNARAAGPRLGKNVQLAIKGSKSGDWSVQTIDGVDGVVVSGGLQLEPQEYTLETVVAESEGGSASVAVLPGGGFVVLNTEVTPELEAEGLARDMVRAIQQARKDAGLNVSDRIRTAVTAPQNVVDALLANADLVKGETLTVNLTAEPADIAEPAVAVEKVEA encoded by the coding sequence ATGACGTATTACCCCAAGGCCTCAGCCTCCACCAGTGGCACGCCCCTTCGCGGTGCAGGTGTCTCCGCTTCCGTGAAGTTCCCGGAAATCGAAGAGCGCATCCTCAAGTACTGGGACCAGGATGGCACCTTCCAGGCCAGCATTGACCAGCGCAGCGCGGACGCCCCCGGCGGTGAACCCGGCAGCAACGAGTTCGTCTTCTATGACGGCCCGCCCTTCGCCAACGGCCTGCCGCACTACGGCCACCTGCTGACCGGCTACGCCAAGGACCTGGTGGGCCGCTACCAGACCCAGCGCGGCAAGCGCGTGGAGCGCCGCTTCGGCTGGGACACCCACGGCCTGCCGGCCGAGCTGGAAGCCATGAAGCAGCTGGGCATGACGGACAAGACCCAGATCGAAGCCATGGGCATCGACAAGTTCAACGACGCCTGCCGCGCCTCCGTGATGAAATACGCCGACGAGTGGCGGAACTACGTGACGCGCCAGGCCAGGTGGGTGGACTTTGACAACGACTACAAGACCCTCAACGTCGAGTACATGGAGTCGGTCCTCTGGGCGTTCAAGCAGCTCCACGAAAAGGGCCTGACGTACAACGGCTACCGTGTGCTGCCGTACTGCTGGAAAGACGAGACGCCGCTGTCCAACCATGAGCTGCGCATGGACGACGACGTCTACAAGAACCGCCAGGACCAGACCGTTACGGTGACCTTCCCCATCACCGCCGGCGAATCCGAACTCTCGCGACAGCTCGCCGGCGTCCAGGCCCTCGCCTGGACCACCACGCCCTGGACCCTTCCCACCAACGCCGCGCTCGCCGTCGGGCCCTCCATCACCTACGCCGTGCTGCCGGCGGGGCCCAATGGCATCAAGGCCGCCTCCGCCGACGCGCCCGTGAACGGCAGCTTCCTGCTCGCCGCGGACCTGCTGGCCAGCTACGCCAAGGACCTGGGGTACAACGACTACGACTCGGCACAGGCCGCCGTCGTGTCAACCCACACCGGCGCGGAGCTGGAAGGCCTCGCGTACCAGCCGCTGTGGCATGACTTCGCGGACAACGAAAAATACGGCATGGAAAATGCCTGGCGGTTCCTCGTGGCCGATTACGTCACCACCACCGACGGAACCGGCATCGTCCACCAGGCGCCCGCCTACGGCGAGGATGACCAGAAAGTCTGCGAAGAGGCCGGCATCCCGGTGATCCTCTCCGTGGACGAGGGCGCGAAGTTCCTCCCGCTCTTCAAGCACGGCGACCTGCACGACATCGTTGGCCTGCAGGTCTTCGAAGCCAACAAGCCCATCACCCAGGTACTCCGTGCCCAGGGCCGCCTGGTCCGCCAGGCCAGTTATGAGCACAGCTACCCGCACTGCTGGCGCTGCCGCAACCCGCTGATCTACCGGGCTGTGTCCTCCTGGTACGTGGAGGTCACCAAGTTCAAGGACCGGATGTCCGAACTGAACCAGGAGATCAACTGGATCCCCGGCAACGTCAAGGACGGCCAGTTCGGCAAGTGGCTGGCCAATGCCCGCGACTGGTCCATCAGCCGCAACCGCTACTGGGGCAGCCCCATCCCCGTGTGGCAGTCCAGCGACCCCGAGTACCCGCGCACGGACGTCTACGGCTCCCTCGCCGAGATCGAGGCGGACTTCGGCCGCCTGCCGCTGAACAAGGACGGCCAGGTTGACCTGCACCGCCCGTTCATCGACGAACTGACCAGGCCCAACCCGGATGATCCGCGCACCCCGGAAGAGGGCCAGTCGGTGATGCGCCGCGTGGAGGACGTGCTGGACGTCTGGTTCGACTCCGGTTCCATGCCGTACGGCCAGGTGCATTACCCGTTCCAGAACGAAGCCTGGTTCGATACCCACAACCCCGCCGACTTCATCGTGGAGTACATCGGCCAGACCCGCGGCTGGTTCTACATGCTGCACATCCTCTCCACGGCGCTGTTCGACCGGCCCGCCTTCCGCAACGTCATCAGCCACGGCATCGTGCTGGGCTCGGACGGGCAGAAGATGTCCAAGAGCCTGCGCAACTACCCGGACGTCTCCGAGGTGCTGGACCGCGACGGCTCGGACGCCATGCGCTGGTTCCTGATGTCCAGCCCCATCCTCCGGGGCGGCAACCTGGTGGTCACCGAGCAGGGAATCCGCGACGGCGTCCGCCAGGTCATCCTGCCGCTGTGGAACGTCTACAGCTTCTTCACGTTGTACACGAACGCCGCTTCCGGCGGCGCAGGGTATGACGCTCAGCTCCGTTATGACGGCTACGCCGACACGCTGGACCAATACCTGTTGGCCAACACCGGCGAACTGGTCCGGAACATGACGGTGCAGCTGGACACGTACGACATCTCCGGCGCATGCGACGAACTGCGCAGTTACCTGGACATGCTCACCAACTGGTACGTCCGCCGGAGCCGCCAGCGGTTCTTCGACGAGGACCAGGACGCTTTCGACGCCCTGTTCACCGCGCTGGAGACTGTCTCCCGCGTGGCGGCGTCCCTGCTGCCGCTGGTCTCCGAGGAGATCTGGCGGGGCCTTACCGGCGGCCGCTCGGTGCACCTGGCCGACTGGCCGGACGCCGGCCTGTTCCCGGCCAACCCGGGCCTGGTTGAGGCCATGGACAAGGTCCAGCAGATCTGCTCCACCGGTTCCTCGCTCCGCAAGGCAGCCAATCTCCGCGTCCGGCTGCCGCTGCAGGAACTGACCGTAGTGGCACCCGGCGCCGACGCGCTGGGTGGATTCGCCGGCGTCGTGGCCGACGAGCTCAACCTCCGCTCAGTCAGGCTGCTGGACGCAGCCACTGCCTCTCCGGAGGAGTTCGGGATCCAGCAGAAACTGGTGGTCAACGCCCGTGCTGCCGGCCCGCGCCTTGGCAAGAACGTGCAGCTGGCCATCAAGGGGTCCAAGTCCGGTGACTGGTCAGTCCAAACAATCGATGGTGTCGACGGCGTCGTTGTTTCGGGAGGGCTCCAGCTGGAGCCCCAGGAGTACACGCTTGAGACAGTGGTGGCTGAGTCCGAGGGCGGCAGCGCCTCCGTCGCCGTGCTTCCGGGGGGCGGCTTCGTGGTCCTCAACACCGAGGTCACACCCGAGCTGGAGGCCGAAGGCCTGGCCCGCGACATGGTCCGCGCCATCCAGCAGGCGCGCAAGGACGCCGGGCTGAATGTCAGCGATCGGATCCGGACCGCCGTGACTGCCCCGCAGAACGTCGTCGACGCCCTGCTTGCCAACGCCGACCTGGTCAAGGGCGAAACCCTCACCGTGAACCTCACGGCGGAACCCGCGGACATCGCAGAGCCGGCAGTTGCCGTCGAAAAAGTAGAGGCGTAA